The Streptomyces sp. NBC_01571 genome includes the window CCCCTTGTAGCCGTAGACCATTGCCAGGCGGCGCGCCTCCAGGGAGCCTTGGGCGATGACCACGTGGTCGGAGTAGGTGGGGACGCCCACCGACTTGATGTTGAGCCCGAACTGGGTCGACCAGAACGACGGGATGGCCAGGTGAGGGCGCTGCAAGGGCCCGGGATTGACCATGTTGTGTGCCGCCACCTCGGCCTGCTCGACCGCGTTTCCCCAGTGTTCCAGGGAGAGCATCTGGTAGCCGAACAGCGGGTGGGGGAAGCGGGAGACGTCACCGGCCACGAAGACGTCGTCGGTGACAATCCCGTACATGTTGAAGGCCCGGCACCCGGCGTCGCAGGCGATCCCGCGCGGGCCCGCCGCGAGCCCGGACTCCGCCAGCCATTCGACGTTGCGTACAGCGCCCAGGGCGACGACGCAGACGTCGGCGTCGACGCGGCTGCCGTCGGACAGCTCCGCACCGGTGAAGCTGCCGTTCCCGCGCAGGGCGGTGACCGTCACCCCGGTGCGCAGGTCCACGCCGTGGTTGCGCTGCATGACAGCCGCGAGCTTCGACAGGGTGCCACCGAGCGCGCCCACCAGGGGTGCGGGGCCGCGTTCGGCGACCGTGACCTCCAGTCCCCGTTCCCGGCAGGCCGAGGCGATCTCCGAGCCCGTGAAGCCGCCGCCGATCACCAGCACGCGCTCCGGCCCCGCGGCCAGCCGCTGGGCCAGTCCCCCGGCGTCCTCGCGGGTGCGCAGGGTGAACACCCCCTCCAGGGCGGCTTCCTCCGGGTTGGGCCAGGGCCGCGCGCGGGTTCCGGTAGCGATCAGCAGCCGGTCGTACGGAAGTGACTCGCCGTCCTCCAGCAGCACCTGCTTCGCGAGCGGGTCCACCCCGGTGGCGCGCACGCCCAGCCGCCAGTCGGCGTCCGGGTCCTGGCGCATCGGCAGCCCGGTGGTGTCCGCCGCCGCTCGGCCGAGCAGCACCTGCTTGGACAGCGGCGGCCGGTCGTAGGGCGGGTGGGGCTCGTCTCCGACCACGGTCAGTGAGCCGGTGAAGCCCTCCTCCCGCAGCGCCTCCGCGGCCCTGAGCCCTGCCAGCGACGCGCCGACGATGACGATACGGCCGTCCTTGAGGTCACCGGGCACCGACGCTCACCTCCTCACCGAGGAGGATCGCCTGTACCGGGCACGCCGCCGCGGCCTGGCGTACGCGCTCGACCTGGTCGTCGGGGACTGCGGTGGCGTACAGCAGCCCCTCTTCCCCGTGCAACTCGAACACCTCCGGTGCGAGGAACACGCACTGCGCATAGCCCTGGCAGCGCGTGAGATCCACAACGGTCTGCATCCCCACCACTCCCTCCGGTGTCTCACCCCCTCGTTTCCAGCATGGGGCCGGACCCGGGCGCCCGCATGCCACGGCTCCGGAGACGGAAATCCAGGGCAGCTCGTCCCGCAGGGGCAAGGGCTCAGCCCAGGGCGTAGTCGAGTCCGAAGGCCGCACCGATGAGGGAACGGTGCACAAACGCCCGGGAGTGGCTGTCAAGTTGCTCGCCGGTGTGACTGATCTCCGCGGTGCAGAGCCCGAGATGGTCGGTTCAGGTGCGCATCTCCTCGAAGGGCAGGCGGACTTCGTCCAGGTGGCCGACGCGGTCTCGGCGAAGACATCGAGCTGTTCATGCCGCTGCCCGCCGGGCGGCCCATTTCCGCCGCCTCGACAGTTCCATACATCGTATGGTAATCCTGGAAGGGCAATTCCATACGCCGTATGGAAGGGTTTGCTCGGACCGCGCCAGGCGCCGCACATCGCCTGCGTGCAGCCATGGCGCAGATCACGCCAATCGGGAAGGAAAGACCATGAAGAAGCTCACGAGGCGCGTTGCCGTCACCGCTTTCTCCGTGGCGGTCGCGGGTGTCGCCGTTCTCGGGGCCGGGGGCACCGCTTCGGCCGCGACCTCTGCATCCGCGTACGTCCAACGCCCGGCCGCCAGCGTCACCGCCGGCGACTACCGCTGGGACCACGGTGTCGGCTACCTGCTCGAACTGGGCTACTCATGGGACGAGATCTATGGCTGGCACAACGACGGCCGGGATGAGATCAGCGGTTGCTGACCGCCGCCCAGGCAGGAGTGGAAATCGATGGAGTCTTTGAAGACCGTCACGCAGGGGATGGCCGTGCAGCTTGTCATCTCGCGCACCTACTCGCTGTCCATGCGCATGAGCCTGCAGTACGAGCCCACTGATCCCTACGTCGTCCGTGCCGTCTTTTTCACCGACACTGACGAGCCGGCCGAATGGGTCCTGGGGCGTGATCTTCTGGCCGATGGCCTGAGGGGTTCCGCAGGCTGTGGGGACATCCGGGTCTGGCCGGCCGTCGGCCGTGGTGACCAAGCGATGTACATCGTCCTCGGGGCTCCGGCGGGCACCGCCTTGCTCGAGGTTCCCGTGCAGGACGTCAGGACCTTCCTGGAGGACACGGAGGCGCTGGTGCCACGGGGTACCGAGTCCGGACACATCGACTGGGAGCCCGAACTGGCGAACTTGTTCGCGAAAGGCTGAGAGAAGCCTCCCAACCGCCGTGCCGCTGGGGACCTTTGTCCCGGCGGCGGAAGAGAAGGAAAGAGAGTTCATGCCCCAGTACCAGCTTCGTGTCTACGCACTGCGCAGCCCTCAGGCCCTCGTCGCCTACGAGAACATCTGGGCCAAGCACATTCCCGGTATGGCCAAGCACAGGATCACCACACACGGCGTCTGGACGGCGCCCGCAGCTCCCGGGAGTGAGTCGCCCCAGCTGTACGCCCTCGTTTCCTACCGGGACGCCGACGACGTTCAGGAGCGACTGGAGGCGTACCTGTCCAGCCCCGAATTCCGTGCGGACATGGAGGACTTCGACATCAGCCAGATCGCCGGCGTCGCCGAGTCCGTGCTGACGCCCACCGCCGACTCACCCTTGCGGTGACAGGCACCGAGCCGCTCGAAGTCTGCGGCGACCTTGGGAGTGATCGCCACCACGGGCGGCGAGTCCCCCTCACTGGCCTAAGGCTTGATAGCATACACCGTATGGAAAGAGTGAAGCGTACCCCTAGAGGTACTCGGAAGAGGGATGTG containing:
- a CDS encoding NAD(P)/FAD-dependent oxidoreductase, encoding MPGDLKDGRIVIVGASLAGLRAAEALREEGFTGSLTVVGDEPHPPYDRPPLSKQVLLGRAAADTTGLPMRQDPDADWRLGVRATGVDPLAKQVLLEDGESLPYDRLLIATGTRARPWPNPEEAALEGVFTLRTREDAGGLAQRLAAGPERVLVIGGGFTGSEIASACRERGLEVTVAERGPAPLVGALGGTLSKLAAVMQRNHGVDLRTGVTVTALRGNGSFTGAELSDGSRVDADVCVVALGAVRNVEWLAESGLAAGPRGIACDAGCRAFNMYGIVTDDVFVAGDVSRFPHPLFGYQMLSLEHWGNAVEQAEVAAHNMVNPGPLQRPHLAIPSFWSTQFGLNIKSVGVPTYSDHVVIAQGSLEARRLAMVYGYKGRVTAAVTVDMAKSLDYYRHLIETAAPFPPPPGAADRAIAADVPIPSDVPDPKGLSHGPTVALTGYLPDRRLTLVQPG
- a CDS encoding ferredoxin; protein product: MQTVVDLTRCQGYAQCVFLAPEVFELHGEEGLLYATAVPDDQVERVRQAAAACPVQAILLGEEVSVGAR
- a CDS encoding SsgA family sporulation/cell division regulator, with protein sequence MESLKTVTQGMAVQLVISRTYSLSMRMSLQYEPTDPYVVRAVFFTDTDEPAEWVLGRDLLADGLRGSAGCGDIRVWPAVGRGDQAMYIVLGAPAGTALLEVPVQDVRTFLEDTEALVPRGTESGHIDWEPELANLFAKG
- a CDS encoding NIPSNAP family protein, translated to MPQYQLRVYALRSPQALVAYENIWAKHIPGMAKHRITTHGVWTAPAAPGSESPQLYALVSYRDADDVQERLEAYLSSPEFRADMEDFDISQIAGVAESVLTPTADSPLR